The following coding sequences are from one Lathamus discolor isolate bLatDis1 chromosome 10, bLatDis1.hap1, whole genome shotgun sequence window:
- the LOC136020087 gene encoding LOW QUALITY PROTEIN: S-adenosyl-L-methionine-dependent tRNA 4-demethylwyosine synthase TYW1-like (The sequence of the model RefSeq protein was modified relative to this genomic sequence to represent the inferred CDS: inserted 1 base in 1 codon): protein MPTKQVGKGSPGVAMERQTDDWFVWFAQLIHMFSCGSMRFARALAEAVISLNVPLEVISMRDYDPDDCLLGETTSRNICVFLVATYTDGQPTESATXEEAANEFRFGKAYLKGLRYAVFGLGNSGMINIHNTVGRNIDRWLWMLSTSRIMTRGDRDCKVAQSKHGTIEADFEAWKAKFLSQFQALCGGEKKPCIGKCKKGKCESPGKQRKESSDHEHGASEYENIKAEELFESSSEEEADAEEAGGANCVLDVEDLGNITRHMKEAKTVDFSQLFPETPGLGSQEAACSGREYEISVPDLREGKGGDIVADDAGQGPELDPDFDA from the exons ATGCCGACTAAACAAGTAGGAAAAGGGTCCCCAGGAGTGGCCATGGAGAGACAGACGGATGACTGGTTCGTTTGGTTTGCCCAGTTGATCCACATGTTCTCTTGTGGTTCTATG agatTTGCCAGAGCTCTTGCTGAGGCGGTTATTTCCCTTAATGTGCCATTGGAAGTCATTAGCATGAGAGACTATGATCCAGACGATTGTTTATTAGGGGAG ACAACCAGCAGGAACATCTGTGTGTTCTTGGTGGCTACATACACAGATGGGCAGCCAACCGAGAGTGCAA GAGAAGAGGCTGCGAATGAGTTTCGCTTTGGGAAAGCCTATCTGAAGGGCCTGAGATATGCTGTGTTTGGCTTGGGAAACTCTGGAATGATCAACATACACAACACA gttggaagaaaTATTGACAGGTGGctgtggatgctgagcaccagcCGGATCATGACTCGTGGTGACAGGGACTGTAAGGTGGCCCAGAGCAAGCATGGCACCATTGAGGCCGACTTTGAAGCCTGGAAAGCCAAGTTCCTCAGTCAGTTTCAGGCCCTCTGCGGAGGAGAAAAGAAGCCCTGCATTGGGAAGTGCAAGAAAGGGAAGTGCGAATCtccagggaagcagagaaaggagagtTCAGATCATGAACATGGGGCATCGGAATATGAGAATATTAAG GCAGAGGAGTTGTTTGAAAGCAGTAGTGAGGAGGAGGCTGATGCTGAGGAAGCTGGAGGGGCAAATTGTGTCCTTGATGTTGAAGATCTTGGCAATATCACGAGGCACATGAAGGAAGCAAAG ACTGTGGACTTCTCACAACTTTTTCCTGAAACTCCAGGCCTTGGATCACAGGAGGCTGCGTGCTCTGGAAGAGAGTACGAGATCTCTGTTCCTGACCttagagaggggaaaggag GGGATATAGTTGCAGATGATGCTGGTCAGGGTCCTGAGCTGGACCCAGACTTTGAT GCCTAG